The sequence AACTTCCCAACTCGATCGGGGCCCCCACCAGGGAGCCGTATTCCGTCCAACTGCCGTCGTAGTTCTTGACGTTCTTGTGTCCGAGGAGCTCCTGCAGCACGAACCAGGTGTGCGACGAGCGCTCACCGATGCGGCAGTAGGCGATGGTCTCCTTCTGGCCGTCGAGGCCGGCTTCGGCGTACAGCTTGGCCAGTTCCTCGTCGGACTTGAATGTGCCGTCGTCGTTGGCGGCCTTGCTCCACGGAACGTTGATGGCGCCGGGGATATGCCCGGGCCGCTGGCTTTGCTCCTGCGGCAGGTGCGCGGGAGCGAGGATCTTGCCGGAGAACTCATCGGGGGAGCGCACGTCGACGAGGTTCTTCTGGCCGATCGCGTCGATCACCTCGTCGCGGAACGCGCGGATGCTGTTGTCCGGCGCCTTGGCGGTGTAGGTGGTGGCGGGCCGGTTCGGCACATCCTTCACGAGCGGACGACCGTCGAGCTCCCACTTCTTGCGACCGCCGTCGAGCAGCTTGACGTTCTCGTGGCCGTACAGCTTGAAGTACCAGTAGGCGTAGGCGGCGAACCAGTTGTTGTTGCCGCCGTAGAGGATCACGGTGTCGTCGTTGGAGATTCCCCGCTCGGACAGCAGCTTGGAGAACTGCTGCTGATCGACGAAGTCGCGACGCACCGGATCCTGAAGGTCGGTCTTCCAGTCGATCTTGACGGCGCCCTCGATGTGGCCGTCGTCGTAGGCGCTGGTGTCTTCATCGACCTCGACCAACACGATGTTCGGAGCGTTGAGGTTGCTCTGGACCCAGTCGGCCGAGACCAGGACGTCGGAGCGTGCCATGTATGAAATCCTTTCGCTTGCTTGGGCTTTGAATCCCTATACGGGTGAGGGAACGCCCGGGTTCCTGCGAACCCGTGCGACGAGCGGATAGAGCTGACAGCCAAGGCAGATGCCGAAAGCTGCGTTGAGCAACGCCGCCACCAACGCCAGGCCGGTGGCGAGCAGTCCCAGCGCCGACAGGCCGGCGGCGAAGCCGACCGCGCCGACGGCGGCGAACACCAGGCCGACCAGCTGCGCGAACCCCAGCGGCGGTACCGGCTCGCGTTCGGTGACCGGGCCCAGCCGCGGTGCGATCAGGTGGGCGAACACCCGACCGTAGGGGTGACGACGCGGTCCGAATGCGGCGCCGACAGCGAACACCGCGGCCTGCGCACCCAGCACCGCCGCGGCGCCGAGGTGGCTGACCGTCGACACCAGAAGGGCGAGCACCAGCACCGCCGTGGTCACCCACGCGGTGAACCTGGGGCCGCGCACATCCACCTGGGGGACGGCGGGTCGGGTGTCGGTCGGCATCAAGTCACACTCCTGTTGCAGTTGGGCCGGGCTGATGGCGGGCAGACCAGAACGGCTGCCCAGAGCGAGCGCGCCAGATCGCGCAGCTGCGCTCAGCAGCTACAACAACAACAGAAAGAACCCGCGACGCGGCACAGATCTACTGCGCGGCGCTTGGTGAGCATCGGCTCAAGGCGGGCGGACACGCCGCACAGCTTACCCAATGACCCAGCGCTCAGGCCAACAGCGGTGTCAGCACCTTGCGCAGGTCGGCCGCCGTCGGCACCCCCGACGTGCGGTACCGAGGCCGCCCATCGGCATCGAAGATGATCGTCGTCGGCAGCGAGAGCACCGAAAGCCGTTGGGCCGCCTCGGGGTTGGTGTCCATGTCGATCTCGACGTGCGAAACCCGCGGCAGCTCGTCGCACACCTGGTCGACGACCCGGCGCACCCCCGCGCACGGCCCGCACCAGGGTGCGCTGAAGTGCAGCACGGTCGGCCCGCTGGTCGACAAGCCCAGCCCGCTGGTGTCGATATTGGCGGCTTTTTCTCCCGCTACGCGCAGCTGAGCGCGCAGCGCGATCAACCGGCTGATCACGTAGGCGACCCCGAAGGCGGCCACCAGCACCGCGATCACCAGCACCCAGGAAGAGCTCATGACAAATTGAACTCGTCGAGCGCCACGGTTACTCCCTCGGCGATGCCCTCGATGATGACGTCGGAGCCGCGCGCCCCCTGCGCCGTCGGCGCCAGCCCGAACGGCAGCTTCTGGCCCGGCACGCTCGTCGAGAACGCCGCCAGCACCGCAGCC comes from Mycolicibacterium pulveris and encodes:
- a CDS encoding DUF4395 domain-containing protein translates to MPTDTRPAVPQVDVRGPRFTAWVTTAVLVLALLVSTVSHLGAAAVLGAQAAVFAVGAAFGPRRHPYGRVFAHLIAPRLGPVTEREPVPPLGFAQLVGLVFAAVGAVGFAAGLSALGLLATGLALVAALLNAAFGICLGCQLYPLVARVRRNPGVPSPV
- a CDS encoding thioredoxin family protein, whose protein sequence is MSSSWVLVIAVLVAAFGVAYVISRLIALRAQLRVAGEKAANIDTSGLGLSTSGPTVLHFSAPWCGPCAGVRRVVDQVCDELPRVSHVEIDMDTNPEAAQRLSVLSLPTTIIFDADGRPRYRTSGVPTAADLRKVLTPLLA
- a CDS encoding sulfurtransferase; the protein is MARSDVLVSADWVQSNLNAPNIVLVEVDEDTSAYDDGHIEGAVKIDWKTDLQDPVRRDFVDQQQFSKLLSERGISNDDTVILYGGNNNWFAAYAYWYFKLYGHENVKLLDGGRKKWELDGRPLVKDVPNRPATTYTAKAPDNSIRAFRDEVIDAIGQKNLVDVRSPDEFSGKILAPAHLPQEQSQRPGHIPGAINVPWSKAANDDGTFKSDEELAKLYAEAGLDGQKETIAYCRIGERSSHTWFVLQELLGHKNVKNYDGSWTEYGSLVGAPIELGS
- a CDS encoding Ms5788A family Cys-rich leader peptide, giving the protein MSARLEPMLTKRRAVDLCRVAGSFCCCCSC